The following proteins are co-located in the Vigna angularis cultivar LongXiaoDou No.4 chromosome 2, ASM1680809v1, whole genome shotgun sequence genome:
- the LOC108327287 gene encoding uncharacterized protein LOC108327287 — MSMDDPVEMMRVLQQKMDEMQQRHEEEMAAVKADCEARIAREIGRIDGGERVKDKGKGVEGERPPPDTEGDKTWRPSGSEAEESKAKSVHAESAAEDGRMVVKSEPLSTLLLPFTQNIMNVQISEQFMAPQFKMYNGTTDPASHIQTFSNAMAFRTGNDAIWCRAFSLSLEEEALEWFNTLPPNSIENFTGLKQLFIKQFAASSTQDLTVFELMTLKQGKDEALRSFMDRYQKTVRRVKSLTPELALHYILPALKPGPFKDSVCRRAPKTMEELREWAADEIRVEEMKLSYKKENQEAREARTDGNKPGSSTGKTSGPRPREQRKGPRFPQYTLLNASREKILREALSAELIPERVEHPTPKNADWSKHCAYHKNMGHTTEECWTLRDKIEELIRAGKLRKYVRNEHPPQSTGRPTQRPAYREDKPRSTRAERPRSKRRPSRSRSRSRERPLRGHINTISGGFAGGGSSSSARKRHVRALQSVHLVDNPRRSMPPITFSDEDFHAPDPDQVDPMVITGEIARYGISKVLVDQGSSVNILYWKTFLQMDISEDLIVPYDGQIVGFAGERVDTRGYVELRTRLGTGRSSEEKRVRYLLIEANTSYNVLLGRPCLNAFGAIVSTPHLTMKYPSEKGTICTVRADQKTARECYAAGLKLHARPIKRRAAGSEVAMAELEGRIPRTVWSPLEKPNLS; from the coding sequence atgagcaTGGACGACCCCGTTGAGATGATGCGCGTGTTACAACAAAAAATGGACGAGATGCAGCAACGTCACGAGGAAGAGATGGCGGCCGTAAAGGCCGACTGCGAAGCCCGGATAGCCCGGGAGATTGGACGGATAGACGGGGGAGAGCGAGTGAAggataaaggaaagggggtGGAAGGAGAACGCCCGCCCCCAGATACCGAGGGCGATAAGACTTGGAGGCCCTCCGGGTCGGAGGCAGAAGAAAGCAAAGCTAAATCGGTGCATGCGGAGAGCGCTGCCGAGGACGGGCGGATGGTAGTCAAGTCGGAGCCTTTATCCACCTTATTACTTCCATTCACCCAGAACATAATGAACGTCCAAATCTCGGAGCAATTCATGGCTCCGCAGTTCAAAATGTATAACGGGACGACAGATCCGGCGTCCCATATCCAGACGTTCTCGAACGCCATGGCGTTCCGAACGGGCAATGACGCCATTTGGTGCCGAGCGTTCTCGCTCTCACTAGAGGAAGAAGCTTTGGAATGGTTTAACACCCTCCCCCCCAATTCAATAGAAAACTTTACCGGTTTAAAGCAGCTATTCATTAAACAATTCGCGGCCAGTAGTACCCAAGACCTGACCGTATTCGAATTGATGACTCTCAAACAGGGGAAGGATGAAGCGCTGCGATCATTCATGGACCGGTATCAGAAGACCGTCCGGCGCGTGAAAAGCCTGACCCCAGAGCTCGCCCTTCACTACATCCTGCCGGCTCTAAAGCCGGGACCGTTTAAGGATAGCGTCTGTAGGCGAGCGCCCAAAACGATGGAAGAGTTGAGGGAATGGGCTGCAGATGAGATAAGGGTGGAGGAGATGAAGCTCTcctacaaaaaagaaaatcaagaagctAGGGAAGCAAGGACGGACGGTAATAAGCCCGGTTCGTCGACGGGAAAAACGTCTGGTCCTAGACCCAGAGAGCAGAGAAAGGGACCTCGCTTCCCACAGTACACACTTCTAAACGCCTCGAGGGAGAAAATTCTCCGAGAGGCCTTGAGCGCAGAATTAATACCGGAACGGGTAGAACACCCGACTCCGAAGAATGCGGATTGGAGCAAGCATTGTGCATACCACAAGAATATGGGTCATACCACTGAAGAGTGTTGGACCCTCAGGGACAAAATAGAGGAGCTCATCCGGGCAGGAAAGCTCAGAAAATACGTCCGCAATGAGCACCCGCCACAATCGACCGGTCGGCCTACTCAGAGGCCGGCCTATCGAGAAGATAAGCCAAGGAGCACGAGGGCGGAGCGACCCCGCTCAAAGAGGCGACCAAGCCGAAGCCGAAGCCGTAGCAGGGAACGCCCCTTGAGAGGGCATATTAATACCATTTCTGGAGGATTCGCGGGGGGAGGGTCGTCCTCCTCCGCTCGCAAACGCCATGTCCGAGCCCTCCAGTCCGTGCATTTAGTGGACAATCCTCGCCGCTCCATGCCGCCCATCACCTTTTCAGATGAAGACTTCCACGCCCCTGACCCTGACCAGGTTGACCCAATGGTCATCACTGGAGAGATAGCGCGGTATGGAATCAGCAAAGTTCTGGTTGACCAGGGAAGTTCGGTCAACATCCTCTACTGGAAGACCTTCTTGCAGATGGATATCTCCGAAGACCTCATCGTTCCTTATGATGGGCAGATAGTAGGCTTTGCAGGAGAGAGGGTGGATACAAGGGGGTACGTGGAGTTGAGAACAAGGTTAGGAACCGGACGCTCTAGCGAAGAGAAGAGGGTCCGGTACCTGCTGATAGAGGCCAACACGTCGTACAATGTGCTGCTCGGAAGACCGTGCCTAAATGCGTTTGGGGCAATTGTCTCTACCCCTCACCTCACGATGAAGTACCCCTCCGAAAAGGGAACTATTTGCACGGTCCGGGCGGACCAGAAGACGGCCCGGGAATGCTACGCGGCAGGTTTGAAGCTGCACGCTCGACCTATAAAAAGAAGAGCGGCCGGCTCCGAGGTTGCTATGGCAGAGCTCGAAGGACGAATACCGAGGACCGTCTGGAGCCCATTGGAGAAACCCAACCTATCTTGA
- the LOC108328583 gene encoding protein LURP-one-related 15, producing the protein MENKVSVINPFPHPVSIQINTEKGVAYSEKDDRLFYINDTYFSLHERRVLCDDSNNPIVTFYNKSSEECKVFKGESSDSSKFLFRVKKMKKMKKSSTIPSWITKLNVFLANNRDEDKSDFRVIIYESKRSCSVYVGESPTIVAQVENNGGFKVSVYPNVDYAFIVALLMIVKDMKCSDTTQKDFLSAIEITKTILSLASV; encoded by the exons ATGGAAAACAAAGTCTCAGTTATCAATCCTTTTCCTCACCCTGTCAGTATACAAATTAATACTGAGAAAGGAGTCGCTTACAGTGAGAAGGATGATCGTCTCTTCTATATTAATGATACCTATTTCTCACTTCACGAACGTCGTGTCTTATGTGATGATTCAAACAACCCCATCGTCACTTTCTACAATAAG TCTTCGGAAGAATGCAAAGTTTTCAAGGGTGAAAGCAGTGATTCATCTAAATTTCTATTTcgggtgaagaagatgaagaaaatgaagaaatcgTCAACGATTCCGTCTTGGATTACTAAATTAAACGTGTTCCTTGCAAACAACCGAGACGAAGACAAAAGTGACTTTAGAGTGATCATTTATGAAAGTAAACGCTCGTGCAGTGTTTATGTCGGGGAATCTCCTACCATTGTAGCCCAA GTTGAGAATAATGGTGGCTTCAAAGTTTCGGTCTATCCCAACGTGGACTACGCATTCATAGTGGCTCTACTTATGATTGTTAAGGATATGAAATGTTCTGATACTACACAAAAAGATTTTCTTAGTGCCATAGAAATtactaaaacaattttatcGCTTGCAAGCGTGTAA
- the LOC108327288 gene encoding uncharacterized protein LOC108327288, whose translation MPGIHPAVMCHKLSLFQNARPVAQKKRRMGEEKRQAVEEEVGKLKKAGFVREVRYTTWLANVVMVKKANGKWRMCTDYTDLNKACPKDSHPLPSIDALVDGASGHRVLSFLDAYSGYNQIPMYGPDVEKTAFITEKSNFCYEVMPFGLKNAGATYQRLMDRIFRDQIGRCMDVYVDDMVVRSADGEGHLKDLEEVFRQVRKFGMRLNPAKCTFGVAAGKFLGFMLTSRGIEANPDKCEAIRQMPSPTTLKEIQRLVGRLTALSRFIPNLADRMRPVLRKLKKGAGPTWDDDCERAFQDVKTILVNPPVMNRPVPGGDLHIFLGVSETTISAVLMQERPQPRLIYFVSRKLLDAETRYQRVEKVALALLHASRRLRPYFQSHQVIIRTDFPISKILRKPDLAGRMVAWAVELSEFGLRYEPRGSVKGQHLADFAAELPPSSQDEWSLYVDGASGRSVSGAGIVLEGSNGFLLEHSLIFKFKVSNNQAEYEALVAGLELAKDMGARRITCRTDSELVVGQMNGNFQVREERLLRYFQRATDLAKVFDKLDIQHIPREQNTRADVLSKLSSGKEKGQLTTVVRQVLLQPSVECSAVSDGGKDWRTEIREIMTRQDEGRTVGPREAKKVARYLEVGDDLYRRGFSSPLLKCLGEAEALYVMDELHNGICGLHTGWRALKARVLRAGYYWPTVEADTKTFVQKCVRCQEHSNNSHLPPHALHSMTSPWPFAQWGMDIVGPFPLGQAQKKFLLVAVDYFTKWVEAEPLATITAAQVQKFCWKLVCRFGLPRSIITDNGRQFIDKKLAEFFKGLGIRHVTSSVEHRQTNGQAEAMNKTIVSELKRHLGEKKGAWVDELPEVLWAYRCTPHGTTGETPFNLTYGTDAMLPVELGEPSLRRQVDDLNLNDQELRIELDSLDERRDRASLRAEACKRMIERKYNSKVRPRSFQEGDLVWRKSGDARRNQAHGKFAAKWEGPFRVVETLGNGAYRLQRMNGHPIPNTWNATHLKFYFS comes from the coding sequence ATGCCGGGCATCCATCCCGCGGTGATGTGCCACAAGCTCTCCCTTTTCCAGAACGCCCGCCCAGTCGcacagaaaaagagaagaatggGCGAGGAAAAACGGCAAGCTGTTGAGGAGGAAGTAGGAAAGCTGAAGAAAGCTGGTTTTGTTCGGGAAGTCAGGTACACCACGTGGCTGGCTAACGTGGTCATGGTGAAAAAGGCCAATGGAAAGTGGCGCATGTGCACAGACTACACAGACCTGAACAAAGCCTGCCCGAAAGATTCGCACCCCCTACCCAGTATAGACGCCCTGGTGGACGGCGCTTCTGGGCATCGGGTACTAAGCTTTCTTGATGCATATTCCGGGTATAACCAGATACCCATGTATGGGCCGGACGTCGAGAAGACAGCGTTCATAACGGAGAAGTCCAACTTCTGTTATGAGGTCATGCCGTTCGGTCTGAAGAATGCCGGGGCGACGTACCAGCGCTTAATGGATAGGATTTTCCGAGACCAGATAGGCCGGTGCATGGACGTATACGTCGACGACATGGTCGTTCGGTCCGCGGATGGAGAGGGACACCTCAAAGACCTTGAGGAGGTGTTTCGACAAGTAAGGAAGTTCGGCATGCGCCTAAACCCCGCCAAATGTACATTTGGGGTAGCTGCCGGAAAGTTCTTGGGCTTCATGTTAACATCCCGGGGGATCGAGGCCAACCCGGACAAGTGCGAAGCGATACGGCAAATGCCAAGTCCGACCACCCTGAAAGAGATCCAAAGACTGGTCGGACGCCTCACCGCTTTGTCCCGCTTTATCCCCAACCTGGCGGACAGGATGAGGCCGGTCCTCCGGAAGTTGAAAAAAGGGGCCGGCCCGACCTGGGACGACGATTGCGAACGAGCGTTTCAGGACGTAAAAACAATCCTTGTTAACCCGCCGGTAATGAATCGTCCAGTCCCAGGGGGAGATCTGCACATCTTCCTGGGAGTGTCAGAGACGACCATTAGTGCCGTGCTAATGCAGGAACGGCCTCAGCCGAGgctaatttattttgtgagtcGCAAGCTCCTCGACGCCGAAACCCGATACCAACGGGTGGAGAAGGTGGCCTTAGCTTTGTTGCACGCCTCCCGAAGGCTCCGCCCTTACTTCCAAAGTCATCAGGTGATAATCAGGACCGATTTCCCTATCTCCAAGATCCTAAGGAAGCCGGACTTGGCCGGACGGATGGTTGCCTGGGCGGTTGAGCTTTCAGAGTTCGGTTTGCGGTATGAGCCCAGAGGATCGGTCAAGGGCCAACACTTGGCAGATTTTGCGGCCGAGTTACCGCCGTCCAGCCAGGACGAGTGGAGTTTGTATGTAGACGGAGCGTCCGGTCGATCGGTCAGCGGGGCCGGCATCGTACTCGAGGGCTCCAACGGATTCTTGCTGGAGCATTCCTTGATCTTCAAGTTCAAGGTATCCAACAACCAGGCCGAGTATGAGGCCTTGGTGGCCGGCCTCGAGCTGGCGAAAGACATGGGAGCCAGAAGAATCACTTGCCGGACGGACTCAGAGCTGGTGGTGGGTCAGATGAATGGCAACTTCCAAGTTCGAGAGGAGCGTTTATTAAGATACTTCCAGCGAGCAACGGACCTCGCAAAAGTGTTTGATAAGTTGGACATACAGCACATTCCCAGGGAACAAAACACACGGGCGGACGTACTGTCCAAGCTTAGTTCGGGAAAGGAGAAGGGACAGTTAACCACTGTCGTGCGGCAGGTCCTACTCCAGCCGTCAGTTGAATGTTCGGCGGTGTCTGACGGGGGAAAAGATTGGAGAACAGAAATCCGAGAAATCATGACCCGCCAGGATGAAGGGCGGACGGTAGGACCAAGGGAGGCTAAGAAGGTCGCCCGATATCTTGAGGTGGGGGACGACCTGTACCGCAGAGGATTCTCCTCCCCTCTCCTTAAATGCTTGGGAGAGGCAGAGGCACTTTACGTTATGGACGAACTCCATAACGGCATTTGTGGTCTTCACACAGGATGGCGAGCTCTAAAAGCCCGAGTACTGAGAGCCGGATATTACTGGCCTACTGTGGAAGCCGACACaaaaacgttcgtccaaaaatgCGTCCGATGCCAAGAGCATTCCAACAACTCCCACCTACCGCCACACGCCCTCCACTCAATGACTTCCCCGTGGCCGTTCGCCCAATGGGGTATGGATATCGTTGGACCGTTCCCATTAGGGCAAGCGCAGAAGAAGTTCCTCCTGGTGGCGGTGGACTACTTCACGAAATGGGTAGAAGCCGAGCCCCTGGCAACCATTACGGCCGCCCAAGTTCAGAAGTTTTGTTGGAAATTGGTATGTCGTTTCGGCCTCCCTCGGTCGATCATCACAGATAACGGCCGACAGTTCATTGACAAGAAACTGGCCGAGTTCTTCAAAGGGTTGGGGATTAGGCACGTCACCAGCTCGGTCGAACACCGCCAGACGAATGGGCAAGCGGAAGCAATGAATAAGACCATAGTCTCGGAGCTTAAACGGCACCTGGGAGAAAAGAAGGGAGCGTGGGTGGACGAGTTACCCGAGGTCCTATGGGCGTACAGATGCACGCCCCATGGAACCACTGGCGAAACCCCTTTCAACTTAACTTACGGCACTGACGCTATGTTACCAGTCGAACTGGGAGAGCCGTCCCTTAGGCGTCAAGTCGATGACCTGAACCTCAACGACCAAGAGCTAAGGATCGAGTTGGACTCTCTAGATGAACGACGAGACCGGGCCTCATTGAGGGCCGAAGCGTGCAAGCGCATGATTGAAAGAAAGTACAACTCCAAGGTCCGGCCAAGGAGCTTCCAGGAGGGGGATCTCGTATGGAGAAAATCAGGGGACGCCCGCCGAAACCAAGCGCATGGGAAGTTTGCAGCCAAGTGGGAAGGGCCATTCCGCGTGGTGGAGACCCTGGGAAACGGGGCTTACAGGCTACAACGCATGAACGGACATCCGATCCCCAACACTTGGAACGCCACGCATTTAAAGTTTTACTTCAGTTAA